In the Plasmodium gaboni strain SY75 chromosome 13, whole genome shotgun sequence genome, GTGAAGAACAATAATTCCTTGTTAGTAGCATATTCAAATAATCAAAAAGAATTATGGGTTACCTTATTAGAAAAAGCTTTTGTGAAATTGATGGGAGGATCATATTCTATGTTTGGTTCTAATCCTGGTTCTGATTTGTATTATTTGACAGGTTGGATACCAGTAACAATATCGTTGAAATCTAAGATCAGTAGTTCTCCCCCGTCATTTGACAAGCATAGTATGCATTCTTTGATAAGGGATGAATATATAGATGGGTATAATGATGGCTATATAGATGGatgtacatataaaagTGAAATCGTAATGATAAATAACAAATGTGAATGTGgtaaaaatgatgaatatataGATGACACAAGGTATAactataataataaaaaggatGATGATCAATATGAcaatgatgataatatagcatataatgataataattataattataattattgttGTTTCTATAAAGACGATTATGAGATAGGAAATAAACTGGAAAAACAATTCCTGAAGGAAGAATTAACTACTATGGAtttttctaaatatatGAACGGATCTGTTGATAATTATAGCGATTTGATTAAGAGAGGAGGTTATAAAACGTTGGGTATAAATTATGAAGAAGGGaaatatgaagaatatGAACAATATGATTCTTATGAAGAGTATGATGAAAAATGGGATAGTGTTTggaataatatttatgatgGTATAAAAAAAGGGAAATGTGTTGTATGTTTAGGTACATTAGAATTAAAAGATGCTGCTCCATCTGGTTTAGATTATCCTGAAGGTGTTTCAATATCAACAGGAATTGTAACAAGACATGCTTATTCaatattaaatatagaAGATTATAATGGagataaattattatatataaagaatcCTTGGGGTTGTATTCGATGGAAAGGAAGATATTCTCATAATGATATTGAAACATGGACAAAAgaattacaaaaaaaattaaattattctTTAGAAAAAGCTATAAGTAAAGATGATGGTTGTTTTTGGATTCCTTGGAAAGatgtaataaaatatttttcacatatatatatatgttggAATAGTGTTATTTTCCCATACCAATTTGAGATACATACAAAATGggaaaataataatttattgAATTCATCCATATTATTAGATGATACACATTTAGTTGCATACAATCCACAATTTGCTTTACATTTAAATGTAAGAAAACAAGACTTATCAGAAGATggtttatattatataggTAAGAAACCAATAGAAGTATGGATACTTTTATCAAGACATGTAAGAGAACGTAAAAGTGATGTATCTCAAAAGTATTTAGCTTTACATGTGCACGCAGGTAATGATAGAATTATTTGCCCCTTATTTCCAATAAAACAGGGGATATACTCCAATGGAGAATGTACATTTATAAAGTTAATAATAGGTGGTAAGGATGACCTTATGAGTATTAATATGATGAGTGAATCGAAGAAagaaatgaataaaaataatatacaaaatgtGGAAAATACTAAaaatttagaaaatataaaaaagggggtcaatatgaataatatgttaaatAATGTGCAAAAAGGAAATAGCACTCATAGTAGCGGAAAGAACAATAATGTAATCATTGCTAATGATCaaagaaataatatgatCCCAAATAGGAATAATAATCACCATAgagataataataatcaccatagagataataataatcacTATAGAGATAATAATGATCACCATGGCGATAATGATTATAACTGTGTGAATGATGAAAAGcaaaattttgaaaatgATCCAGATGTGCTGAGAAATGTAGATTATGTATTGATTGTATCACAATATTCACAAAAAGAAGAATTTAATTTTACTTTAAAAGTTTTTAGTCATACTCATTTATCCTTATATGAAATACCTCCTTTATTTCCTGATAATTAttcatcattatattttaaaggTAAGTGGACGAATAAAAGTGCAGGTGGTTGTTCTAATAATTTGTGGTCTTATTTTAGAAATCCTCATGTGCGTTTATATGTTCCAGAATGTACAAGattttatatcttcttAGAATGTTCTCAAGAACATTCAGTTAATTTAAGAATATTTAAAGGAAATACATCTTCACCAAGatctttaaaaaaaggaGATATAATATCTAGTGGTCCATATAAAGCTGGATGTTGTTATATAGAATGTACATTAGAAAGTGGAATATATTGTCTCATGCCTTCATTATATAGAGCTAATGTTACAGGTAATTATcaaatatgtatacattATCCAAATAATAAAGAGAAACCGattttgtattttattCCTTATTCTTATATTGTACCAcctttttcattttttaaatatgaattggtacatttatattctttaaaaaattattccgtcattttatttcataCAACATGTATGACATTATTATCTTTAAGAATTAcattttttcaaaatatgGATATTAAAGGCATACCCtttgttaatatatataaaagaataagTGACTCAAATAAGACAACAGACGATTGTGAAAGTggaaatattataaaaaataattcattcATAACATgtattaattataataattctatatataaattaattgAGAAATGCAATATTCATGGAAATACAGGAAATGACGTTCTTCCACTTTCAACATGTGCTTATGATTactatataaaatttaattcCGTATTAATACCCTTAGTAGAActagaaaaagaagaagcTTCTTATCTATTACTTATAActacaaatataaaagatgaTATTCTCTATAACCACGAAGCTCATTTTATATCAGACAAGCAAATTTTTGTGGATAAATTTTATCCACCCCAATAAAAACCtttaaaaattttctattaatttaagaaaaagagagaaaaatatataaaaataaaataggCACACattaaaatgttttaattttattttatcaatttttttttttttttaaataaaaactATAAAACTTGttttaattataatcataaaatttttttatgtgtgCAATGAgtgttttattttttctatatatgaatattatttatgaaaaatactaaattaaaaatgagAAAAGAAATGTGTTAAAAAGatgtatatgtaaatatatttgaaagAGCACAGAATAATTTGGCTATGGgatttttataatttaggcaaatttgttttttaaaacatatatatattatatatatgtatgtaaTAGGGCttgtatttattaaatatatatatatatatatatatattttactttcatttagtttattttttttatttcatttattatttatataattatcgTTTGCAGATTATAATAGGATAAATGGAAGTATctaaatttatatacatataattatacGTTATATCAAAATGTAAGAGTATAgactatatatatttatatatatgtacttATAATGTTTGGAGAGACCAGCTTTATTTTAAAGCATTATAAGGAACATTTAGGGAGtatgtaaaataaaattatatgtaatgACATATTAGTTGCAATGATAAAAAGATTACTAAACgtttataatttttgttcTTTAAATAGATTTTCATGTTCGAAGGAACATATGAGATTACATAGTATGATATATAGAAAGAATTATGAATATAGTAAGAAGAATTGTTTTAtagaagaatataataGAAAGTATATTCATacacataataatatatatataaaaaaaaaactatatgatataatacCATACTTATGTATATGTAAAgatgtaaaaaatataacatcgaatataatattttatattttagAAAATTTAAGTACAAAAAATGttgttaatattaatgaatataaagataatataaaaaaaatatattttaatataatgaaatgCTATCATAAAATctttgaaaataataatgaatatggagaatatatatttactctctttaatgatgatataattatatCAGTTAGTCCttcattaaaaaaaaaacaaaaaaatattatacaggatatattattgaatagtttaaatttcttttttgaaaataataaaacatataaaaataaattaaatataaatttgatgtgtaatataattaattatccaaaatttttatatgtattacATTCAATTAATTAtgatatgaatataataaaagaaaatttaaGTGTACAAAATGTAgattatttattatctcaatatattaatacaacaaaatatattactaCAGCAATTGAATTCgcttcattttttaaaacgCCCAACATGAATATTTTCACACCTTTTAAGAATCATGGTACATTTAATTATTCCTTATTATTAGAACATATAGTAAATAAGCAGTTGAAAAATGCACTCCTTTTGTTATTGAAGGATATTGAATGTAGTCAATTAAAGCAGGAAATACTTTTATATCTGTTATCTTCAAATGATATTACAggtatataaatatatatatataaacatataaatatataaatatatatatatatatatatatatatatatgtatgtattttattttattttattttattttattttattttattatttttttcttttgtaGGCCTGTGCTTAAACGAATGGGCCTATTTAGCAGCAAAAGAATATTTACTTATGAATAAACGTGcaaatgataataataaaaatataaatgttaacattttaaaaagatcaattgataatattatagatTATAATGATGCTAACCTTCCAAATTTGgaatattttgttttacCTGAAGACGTTAAAAATGTCAAGTATATAAATTGTATTAAtgattttaataatatggtTATAACCATAAAAGAGGAACTAAACGATCATtggaaatataatatatacaatataaataatatggttaattatacaaatgataataataataataataataataataataataataataatatattaacatatgaatatattaataaaatacttaggaaagaaaaaaaaagatattatattgGTATAGATATCGAATGGGatagatataaaaaagaaaacgTTAGTGTTTTATCTATTtcaacaaataaaaaaatttatataatagatttatattttattgattataattataaattaatcatatttaaattttttaaatggTTATTAGAAAAtccatttatatataaattgttttttaattttcCTACTGATATTAAAATCATGTCTTCATATTTTCAAAACATAtcacatataaatatatataacaacATTATAgatttaaatgataatatatatatgtattcaaaaagaaatgaaCAAAAGACGTCttataacaataataatattttatattttgaagCATTGAATAGAGATATGATTCAATCGAATGATATACATTTATTCAAACAGTTAGTACATTCAACACCttatcattttaataaaaatataataaataatattaacaacaataataataataataatattaacatattaaacaaacaaatgttaaaattatattttaaaagttTAAATGACTTGTGtataaagatattaaataaaaaattaaataaaaaatttcaaTTAGCTAACTGGAATATAAGACCACTTACCCATGAACAAATAATTTATGCTTCTATTGATTCTTATGTTTTAATAAAGATAGAAGAAATGTTGATAGAAAAAGGTTATATGTCTACATGTGACTCCAACAACAATCAAATGATGAATTTATTTgttcaaaaatataagttGAGAGACAGTACATGggaataaatataataaatattagacggtataaatgtatatatatatatatatatatatgtgaatgTGTTcaaatatgttttttttttttttttttttttttttttttttttctctgTAATATTCCtataaagaattataaaaaagtatattACTTTAATGACacatatttaattttttcctcttcttatattttttttttaaaattttttaaaaatttttttaaggttttaaacatttttttccccttttttttaaaaaaaacaaaaNNNNNNNNNNNNNNNNNNNNNNNNNNNNNNNNNNNNNNNNNNNNNNNNNNNNNNNNNNNNNNNNNNNNNNNNNNNNNNNNNNNNNNNNNNNNNNNNNNNNNNNNNNNNNNNNNNNNNNNNNNNNNNNNNNNNNNNNNNNNNNNNNNNNNNNNNNNNNNNNNNNNNNNNNNNNNNNNNNNNNNNNNNNNNNNNNNNNNNNNNNNNNNNNNNNNNNNNNNNNNNNNNNNNNNNNNNNNNNNNNNNNNNNNNNNNNNNNNNNNNNNNNNNNNNNNNNNNNNNNNNNNNNNNNNNNNNNNNNNNttttttttttttttttttttttttttttttttttaaaaaatttcaatttttaaaaaaaaaaaaaaaaatttattaatataaaaaaatatttttttttttttttttttttttttttttttttatattgaGCTCAAAAGATATTATCCGACATGcatacatatacatatatataatataattgtGTACACACTTATGTATGCTCATCAAAATTATTGAAGTCGTACATaaattgttatatatatatatataagaatacatatatataattacaatctatatttaatatataaagcATACATACATGTAATTACAGCATATAAATGATCCTTTAAATAGGGGTGTATCTACACAcatgtgtatatatatatatgtatatatttttttaaaagttTTATAACAATTGCTTTAAGGTATTAAACTTCATGATCCCTgttatttaataaaacactaatatatgttattttttttatttcccTACAAAATGAACATTATTATTCTgtattcatatatattatgaaaactataaaatacaaaatatatatatatgttacATACTTGTCAGGGTTTTTATATTGGTCCTTTAtgaattaatttttttttttaattttttttttttttttttgtcataatataatttgtttatGTTGGCCTTATTTACTCCCGCCTCATcttataattaatattttatattattttatttaatttaatttatatatttttatttttgttcGTGTATCCttgttaaaaaataaaataaacatgGAAAGTTTAGATGACAGATGGAATAATCAGGTTGATAATTTCCATATGAAGGTAAATAAGCTAAGATGCGATATGAATGAATATAAGAAAGGATGTTATAATGCATACAACGTGcgaaataataaaaatgatttatttgcacacttacaaaataataatatgaaaagaaGAGAATTGAtacatatgaataataattatgaaataaaCAATTATCTAAAGAAACCTCATAATCAAAcgtatatattaaaagacGATAAACATTCTAATGTTAATGATGTAACCTTTCCAGTGTccaaaaatatttcaaacAAAGTGATAAAAACAAATGAGGAAAAAATTTTAGAAAACAAATGTTGTTTCAAATTGAATGTtagaaataaaagaaaaaatgaaaagatcataaaaattaatgaGAAGCGTTGGTTGATAggtaatatatatgaataatgaattatatatatatgaaaagaaaaaatgaaaagatcataaaaattaatgaGAAGCGTTGGTTGATAggtaatatatatgaataatgaattatatatatatgatatatttattttcacCTATAATATATACCTACATAAATCAAATGCTCCTCACaaatttcattttttttttttttaaactCATTTATAGCTACAAAACATGTAAAGATAGAAAGGGTAAACAAAACTGGAATTGAACAAACTGAagaggaaaaaaataaaaaggaccaaaatagatatatatatttagaaGGGGAAGaaggtaaaaaaaaaaaaatcaaagcttaaatataaaaatatatatatatatatatatatatatatatattatatatatataaatatatacatatatacatatatttatattttatattatagGCAATTTGCATTTATATCCAATGTATTCAGACTCCGAAGTGGGGTTTGAAAATATCTCTCATATTGAAGATGAAAGCTTATCaaagataaaaaaagaaaatcaagatgatgatgatattaTGACTACAAAACATCTAGCTCAATGGAGTTCAGATATTGTACATAAATATCTTGAAGAAGCCATTGAAAAAACAAAGTCCATTTtcaaaaattttaatatggAATCTCGacaaaaagaaatatttaaaaggatcaaattataaatttagaaataaaataaatatacaaaaaaaaaaaaaaaaaaaaatagaagaatattatatgagTGTAAATATGtgtgaatatataaaaatataaattgacatataaatatatattttatattccatctcatatatattgggaaaaaaaaaaataaaaggacaataaatatataatatacttattatatatatataaatatatatatatatataattacacgtatattttaaaaaaatgttttttcgtcaaaaattaaaacattttctttttctttttaatcATTATTTCTAAATTTAAGTACTTTTGTGAAACATTTATGTGTtactatatttttttttattttataatttttttttttttttttttttttttttcaaaatggaaatttataatattttttataattgAAACTTTATTCNNNNNNNNNNNNNNNNNNNNNNNNNNNNNNNNNNNNNNNNNNNNNNNNNNNNNNNNNNNNNNNNNNNNNNNNNNNNNNNNNNNNNNNNNNNNNNNNNNNNaaataatataaaataataataattatatgtattatatatttaaaggtttttatataaacctttttttttaatattgtGTGTTATCCGTTTTAAtgtaaaattattaatacataaaatGTGTAAAGGTAAAACAGAAATTTAGATTgtgtaataatattttaaaattcttcattttgtttacacattttttatgttttaattataaatcgatttgaaaaaaaaatttttagttttatcttttaatttttttttttttttttttataatgagaatttgtctttttttttttttcctttttgtaaaattttaaaatatttccttttaaataattattatgttataaaattattttatataaaagaaggatacaaaaaataataaataaataaattaaagAACTAAATATATGACAATTTAAAtgttcaaaaaaaaaaagaaaaaatataaccAAAAGTATTACCAATTAAGTTGttctattaatattatactTTTAAATTTGCATATGATTTACAGTATAATGGTGttaataaacaaaattaaaaaataacgataaaaaaaaattgtacaaaattaatatgttttatatgataaattgactcatttttttactttttttttttttttttaagaattaaataataaataaatattttctttataatgataatattatagaCATGTATATTTGTATGTAGGAACCGATAATACACAgcaaatataaataaataaaagaaatatatatatatatatatatatatatattattttaatattatgtataatGGACAGATTAATTcaaattaataatacattatttattgatttaaataataataaccAACAGATTGATGGAACAGAAGactttaatatttttgatataaatgaggatgaatatattttaaataacgatggaaataatatagaaatacaatatagattagaaataaaaaggTGTGTGGatatttttgttaatttattaaaagatCAAAATGTACAATATGacaattataaaaaaatgatggATAGTAATATAAACGTAATTAAAATGATACAAGCTATTAATAATTGCGGATTAAAAACAGAAGAGTTTTATTCCACAAGATTAATGATgatcatatatttaaagaattaCCTTTCtgaatttataaatacatatattaaaaatattgtgAGTACTTATGAAAAgcataaatataaaaaggaaataaataattttaataatttaatatatactaAAAATGATAAGATGGTAGACAAGGAAGataatcatttttattcaaATGAACAACACGgaatacataaaaatggagaaaataaaaataatatgatgGTACCACAATgtatacaaaataattttgCATTTATTAGTTTTTTAAGAAAAGGAATTTTTGATTCTTACTCCatattagaaaatataGAGGATAAATCAAAAAGTATTACAATAGAAGAATggatatatttaaaagagaaaattatgactttaataaaaaattcttGTGTGATAAACACAAatttatgtaataatataaaggaGAGATGTTGTGGCAATTTTTTGGACGAAATTAATAAGAATATGTATAAATcatataagaaatataatagtATAATTGAGATGAAGAATTTTAATgaatgtttatattttattgatatattttttaatatatttttagtTGATTATCCCTATAAGTGGGATAATTTATTAGAAGACCTTTTCAATAactttaattttatttctataattAAAATGGATGATTGTTCGAATATTCTAAATAAAGATTATAATGGAActattaattatattatgaaattcattaataatatggatataTCTAATAGTGATTTACAATATATCCcaaatgaagaaaattGTAATAAGTATAAGATGGTGATAGATTATTCAAAGTTTTACATGTTAAtgttattaataaataaaattttgaaaaagTATATACCTCCAACAGATGAATTAAATTCATattctaatatatattatacttattttagttcaaatataaataataataataaaaatttgttagaaaaagaagatgATTATCATATGTTGAATATACCTTGTGAAAATTTATTAGTTGGATATAAggatataataaaaatatactttCCATTTTTCAAtagattattattttatttattgcACCAAGTAAGgaatgtatatattatatttatcatagAGATGATTGTAAAATGTATGTACAAATTATTACTATGTGATTTGTGTATATTGTCAGAGGAGGTTATAAATGAGCATGAACttttatttacaaatataatgaaaatattagaaataaatttatctgaatatgtaaataaaatatattttatgaataaaGAAGAAGCATTAAATGGAGAATCCATATCTGTTTCTAAAATGTTTGAAGAAGGTTcttatgaaaatataaatgaattaatgaataataatgaggaaaataatatagacaaattatatttaaagatATTATTGAAAAGTAAGAAATGGTGTTTGAAAATTTTgaatatgtttttatatagaTCAATTCATTTTGATGATATGAATGACACTTGgaaaatatttcttaaaCATTTTGAggataaatatataatatttttagaaaaaataactcttttgatattaaaaattatgatgaaTACTATATATTCTGATGATGAAAGAAATAATACTAATAGATTATAtagttatataaaatatgtaataaattATACAGATTACATGAAATATGCTGATAAATGTTTATCTCTTGCCTTGAATTATGTGTCCATGATTATATCATTGgatcatttaaaaatgtttatatatcaaaatgttttaagtgatatatttttgaattGTCTATTTATCCACATAGATAATATCACCCACATAGAATGCATCGACGtaatgataaaattaaaatatataaataaataaataaataaatatatatatatatatatatatatatatatatatagacatatttaatatatattttgtacTTCATTAACATgtcatataattattctcatggatttatttgtatatcCAATTATTACTCATTATGAATCTGTTAATGTgtatttatcattttttttgttattatattatattatattatattatattatattatattatattatattatattttatttttatttttatagaaCTTCCAGGTACATCAAGCAAGGACGAAAGAAGAGAAGAAACTGCATGATAACTTAAAATTTGAGGAATAcattatatgttttaaaaaacataCAATATTTCGAAATTACTTATTAAGCTGCTATGATGATAGCAGCTCGAAGAGCATACTgaagaaatatatgaactatataatatatttattttgtgaATTGTTATGTAAGTACttttatgatataatatattacttaGATGAAAAGATCAAAGAGAATTTAAAAgtgtatttattatatcaaaatgtatatatgaatttattatatcctgaaatgtatataaaaaaggatattaattttttgaatgatgataaaataaGTATCAAGacttataaaaaaagtagCTTATTTTTCAACGCagaaattaatataaatacaggtaatcattatatatatataaataatattattgatTATATATCTGAGATAATAAGAAATCATATGAAGGAAAATAAGATAgattataattttgatttttctaatttttatttactaAACAACGATACGTTTAATAgtatgatatatattataaagaatTTGCCTTTATACAAATATTCTGAGGATGATTTAATATTCAAAGGTTTATAtagtataaataatgagtataatttaaattatagttttataataatgaatgatataaatttgtataaatatttttctctttatatgtttttaatatattataaatatgaatttGTGAAGGCaaaattgaaaaatataatttcaGAAAAGAATGAGGAATGTGTGTTGTCAATGGAATATGTAAGTGGTGGTGATAATAGGGacacatataataaagaaaataagaaggataataatgaatataaatattatagtGACGATAAAAATAGTAGTACACCTTATAAGAGTAATTATTTGTTGGATAATAATTTTGGAAtagataaagaaaataatatatctatagAAGATCTTATGGAAGAATATTTTAGACATAGAGAAAGATATAAAGATTCATTTTGTAAGGAAAACAATGAAATAGAAAAATTTGATCATATTGtagataatttaaaaaataaggaTAAGGATTTTTTTCTCAAACATATGTTGATAAACCTTTTACATCCTTATTCTGATAATTTGAAGAGAAAAGTAATGTGGATgataaaagaatatatgCACATATTAACATTTGATGATAATGTGATACgatttttcttttatggttgttttataaatttattttattttgaaaagCATATAAAGTTAAAATCATTTGAAAcattaattaatttaatgTATATGTTTGGTATTCCTAGTaaagtattatataatgattttAGAGAAGttttgatatttttatttttccaattattaatattgtttataaaaaaggaatCAGAATGTGTTGATAGTTTGTTATATGAAGAGAATAGAGGtgttcttttattttataataatgagaAGATGGATTTATTGAGATTATTGAAGGGTAACCTAGTAAAAGAATTAAAGGATAAATTTAGAGgaaataatgatgataataatattattaattgtTATATATGTAGTCATTCTTTGGAATGCCTGTACACATCATATAACTGCTTTAGTGATAATTTCATGAATgatgttatatataagaatttttatttttatttggAAAAGATAGAAGagaataatatgaatgaatTTTTGAAgtttatttctttattttatcaaaacgaaataaacaataacatttttttattcatcAATTTGTTAAATGAATCATTGTTAGATATggtttatataaaaattcGAGGAAAGGATGAGGagtataattttttaagaatattgaaatttttttctttttttttggaacATTATAAGAATACATGTAGTACTCAAGATGTGttgattataaaaatattacagaatgaaaattttattatatatttcaagagtattattttgaatatattggaaaatttaaaaaagaaaaataagGGGACATTAGttgaaaaagaaaagcatagatatatattaaatgaagaaatattaaatgagatatattatatattat is a window encoding:
- a CDS encoding putative exonuclease, with the translated sequence MIKRLLNVYNFCSLNRFSCSKEHMRLHSMIYRKNYEYSKKNCFIEEYNRKYIHTHNNIYIKKKLYDIIPYLCICKDVKNITSNIIFYILENLSTKNVVNINEYKDNIKKIYFNIMKCYHKIFENNNEYGEYIFTLFNDDIIISVSPSLKKKQKNIIQDILLNSLNFFFENNKTYKNKLNINLMCNIINYPKFLYVLHSINYDMNIIKENLSVQNVDYLLSQYINTTKYITTAIEFASFFKTPNMNIFTPFKNHGTFNYSLLLEHIVNKQLKNALLLLLKDIECSQLKQEILLYLLSSNDITGLCLNEWAYLAAKEYLLMNKRANDNNKNINVNILKRSIDNIIDYNDANLPNLEYFVLPEDVKNVKYINCINDFNNMVITIKEELNDHWKYNIYNINNMVNYTNDNNNNNNNNNNNNNILTYEYINKILRKEKKRYYIGIDIEWDRYKKENVSVLSISTNKKIYIIDLYFIDYNYKLIIFKFFKWLLENPFIYKLFFNFPTDIKIMSSYFQNISHINIYNNIIDLNDNIYMYSKRNEQKTSYNNNNILYFEALNRDMIQSNDIHLFKQLVHSTPYHFNKNIINNINNNNNNNNINILNKQMLKLYFKSLNDLCIKILNKKLNKKFQLANWNIRPLTHEQIIYASIDSYVLIKIEEMLIEKGYMSTCDSNNNQMMNLFVQKYKLRDSTWE
- a CDS encoding hypothetical protein (conserved Plasmodium protein, unknown function), producing MESLDDRWNNQVDNFHMKVNKLRCDMNEYKKGCYNAYNVRNNKNDLFAHLQNNNMKRRELIHMNNNYEINNYLKKPHNQTYILKDDKHSNVNDVTFPVSKNISNKVIKTNEEKILENKCCFKLNVRNKRKNEKIIKINEKRWLIATKHVKIERVNKTGIEQTEEEKNKKDQNRYIYLEGEEGNLHLYPMYSDSEVGFENISHIEDESLSKIKKENQDDDDIMTTKHLAQWSSDIVHKYLEEAIEKTKSIFKNFNMESRQKEIFKRIKL